Proteins from a single region of Mailhella massiliensis:
- a CDS encoding tRNA(Ile)-lysidine synthetase — translation MDLAPLAGLRRALLETAPDGLFALAYSGGLDSRFLAHAAGLFGMKPLLLHVTGPHVPPEETAFAREWAEKHALPFREVPVDPLRLPPVAAGARDRCYACKKELFSRLLAESSLPLCDGTNASDASAYRPGIRAVRELGVISPLALAGLGKKEIHFLAGSTGMEHPMQKARPCLLTRLPYGTTPTREILSAVAAGEAAARAVLAREKREEVDLRLRLPAPDRPELHLLASDMESMGEAFRDELLREVRAAMPGYPRPVLSAQASLSGFFDRT, via the coding sequence ATGGACCTCGCCCCTCTTGCCGGACTGCGGCGCGCCCTTCTGGAGACTGCGCCGGACGGCCTGTTCGCCCTTGCCTATTCCGGCGGACTGGACAGCCGCTTCCTTGCCCATGCCGCAGGACTTTTCGGCATGAAGCCGCTGCTTCTGCACGTCACGGGTCCCCATGTTCCGCCGGAGGAAACGGCCTTCGCCCGGGAATGGGCAGAAAAACATGCCCTTCCCTTCCGTGAAGTGCCCGTGGACCCGCTGCGTCTTCCCCCGGTGGCGGCCGGAGCGCGCGACCGCTGCTATGCCTGCAAGAAGGAACTGTTCTCCCGCCTTCTTGCGGAAAGTTCCCTGCCGCTCTGCGACGGCACCAACGCCTCCGACGCCTCGGCCTATCGCCCGGGCATCAGGGCCGTGCGGGAGCTCGGCGTCATCTCGCCCCTCGCGCTTGCCGGACTCGGCAAAAAAGAGATACACTTTCTTGCCGGAAGTACCGGCATGGAACACCCCATGCAGAAGGCACGCCCCTGCCTGCTTACGCGCCTCCCCTACGGCACGACTCCCACCAGGGAAATACTCTCGGCCGTGGCCGCGGGAGAAGCGGCGGCCCGCGCCGTTCTTGCCCGGGAAAAAAGAGAAGAGGTCGACCTGCGCCTGCGCCTCCCTGCGCCGGACAGGCCAGAGCTTCACCTTCTCGCATCCGACATGGAAAGCATGGGGGAAGCCTTCCGCGATGAACTTCTCCGGGAAGTCCGGGCCGCCATGCCCGGATACCCGCGCCCCGTTCTGTCGGCGCAGGCCTCGCTTTCCGGCTTTTTCGACAGAACCTGA
- a CDS encoding LarC family nickel insertion protein — protein MNNEHHEHSHGHHHHEAPSSGPVLTIRAHSGLSGDIFLAGLLCMTGMDESELNRKLAAVMPELEGSVHLIRREVHHIGGMHAQVDLPHQHEHRTLADVLAIIAAGGMSEEGKALASRAFTILAEAEGAVHGKTPAEVHFHEVGALDSILDICMSCELFCLLAPSRFVVSPLPMADGFVRCAHGVIPVPAPAVLELMDNVPVRPFPGQGETVTPTAMALLKALGAEFGPWPAMRVEKKALVYGTRVFDDAPNGALFACGRTESDPNAAF, from the coding sequence ATGAATAACGAACATCACGAACATTCTCACGGGCATCACCATCACGAAGCCCCCTCCTCCGGGCCGGTGCTGACCATACGCGCCCATTCCGGCCTTTCCGGCGACATCTTTCTCGCCGGGCTTTTATGCATGACGGGCATGGACGAAAGCGAGCTGAACCGGAAGCTCGCCGCCGTCATGCCCGAACTGGAAGGCTCCGTGCACCTCATACGCAGGGAAGTGCACCATATCGGCGGTATGCACGCACAGGTCGATCTGCCCCATCAGCACGAACACCGCACGCTTGCCGACGTTCTGGCCATCATCGCCGCAGGCGGCATGAGCGAGGAGGGCAAGGCTCTGGCATCCCGGGCCTTCACCATCCTTGCCGAAGCGGAAGGCGCCGTTCACGGCAAGACGCCCGCGGAAGTGCACTTCCATGAAGTGGGCGCGCTGGACAGCATTCTCGATATCTGCATGAGCTGCGAGCTGTTCTGCCTTCTTGCTCCTTCCCGCTTCGTGGTCAGCCCTCTGCCCATGGCCGACGGCTTCGTGCGCTGCGCCCACGGCGTCATTCCCGTGCCTGCGCCTGCGGTGCTGGAACTCATGGACAATGTTCCCGTGCGTCCCTTCCCCGGACAGGGGGAAACCGTCACCCCCACGGCCATGGCCCTTTTGAAGGCCCTCGGTGCGGAATTCGGCCCCTGGCCCGCCATGCGGGTGGAAAAAAAGGCCCTTGTCTACGGAACCCGTGTCTTCGACGATGCGCCGAACGGCGCTCTGTTCGCCTGCGGCCGCACCGAAAGCGACCCGAACGCCGCTTTCTGA
- the larB gene encoding nickel pincer cofactor biosynthesis protein LarB: MDHGILFDHARAARIGLPEAVFCEGKPFAAVRALLEQFGRGSGRPILFTRLAESVFNSMPDDVRARYDYHPLSRTAFGEALPPKGRGRVAVVSAGTADGSVTWEAARTLEYLGIEHAVFEDCGVAGLWRLAERLDEINRFQAVIVVAGLDAALASVLGGLTPLPVFGVPTSVGYGVARGGNAALSSMLASCAPGIAVMNIDNGYGAACAAARVVNNL, translated from the coding sequence ATGGATCACGGTATTCTTTTTGATCACGCCCGCGCCGCACGTATAGGCCTGCCGGAAGCGGTCTTCTGCGAAGGCAAACCCTTTGCCGCCGTACGCGCTCTTCTGGAGCAGTTCGGCAGAGGTTCCGGCCGCCCCATACTGTTCACGAGGCTTGCCGAAAGCGTTTTCAACAGTATGCCCGACGACGTGCGGGCGCGTTACGACTATCATCCCCTTTCCCGTACGGCCTTCGGCGAAGCGCTGCCCCCGAAAGGCAGGGGACGCGTGGCCGTGGTCTCCGCCGGAACGGCGGACGGTTCCGTCACCTGGGAGGCCGCTCGTACGCTGGAATACCTGGGCATAGAACATGCGGTGTTTGAAGACTGCGGCGTGGCCGGGCTGTGGCGTCTGGCCGAAAGACTTGATGAAATCAACCGTTTTCAGGCCGTCATCGTGGTGGCCGGGCTGGATGCTGCGCTCGCCAGCGTGCTCGGCGGACTGACTCCCCTTCCCGTATTCGGCGTTCCCACTTCCGTAGGCTACGGCGTCGCCCGGGGCGGCAACGCCGCCCTCTCCAGTATGCTGGCGAGCTGCGCTCCGGGCATCGCCGTCATGAACATCGACAACGGCTACGGCGCCGCCTGCGCCGCGGCACGCGTGGTAAACAACCTATGA
- a CDS encoding DUF134 domain-containing protein, with protein MPRPRHCRYVSSAPSVTYFKPRGIPMRELEEATLSVEELEALRLADMEGLTAIEAAGRMRVSRFIFGRTLSSARRTVATALCRGLALRIEGGDYALSQHGSHSCCKEMNMSKIAVSSEGPTLDDEVDPRFGRAGGFVVVELPEMKVDYIDNGESQMMAMGAGIETAERMARAGVEVVISGYVGPKAFDALTAAGIKICQDVEGVTVREAVERFVRGELPFAEASNK; from the coding sequence ATGCCCCGCCCGAGACATTGCCGTTATGTAAGCAGCGCGCCCAGCGTGACCTATTTCAAGCCCCGGGGCATACCCATGAGGGAGCTGGAAGAGGCGACGTTGAGCGTGGAGGAGCTGGAGGCGCTGCGCCTTGCCGATATGGAAGGGCTCACCGCCATCGAGGCTGCCGGGCGTATGCGCGTATCGCGCTTCATTTTCGGGCGTACGCTTTCCTCTGCAAGGCGCACCGTGGCCACGGCACTGTGCCGGGGGCTTGCGCTGCGCATAGAGGGGGGCGACTATGCCCTTTCCCAGCACGGATCGCACAGTTGCTGCAAGGAGATGAACATGAGCAAGATAGCCGTTTCCAGTGAAGGCCCCACCCTTGACGATGAAGTCGACCCCCGTTTCGGGCGTGCCGGCGGCTTTGTGGTGGTGGAACTGCCGGAGATGAAGGTGGACTATATCGACAACGGCGAATCACAGATGATGGCCATGGGCGCGGGTATTGAAACCGCGGAACGCATGGCCCGTGCCGGAGTGGAAGTGGTGATCAGCGGTTATGTGGGGCCCAAGGCCTTCGACGCGCTCACCGCCGCCGGCATCAAAATATGCCAGGATGTGGAGGGCGTTACCGTGCGCGAAGCGGTGGAGCGTTTCGTACGGGGCGAACTTCCCTTTGCCGAAGCCTCCAACAAGTAG
- a CDS encoding 4Fe-4S binding protein produces MKIAIASGKGGAGKTSVTASLARVWDAPLVAVDTDAEAPNLHLFLHPAVEEGRTCMLTVPQMDPEKCVHCEKCRNICTYKAIASFAGRISLFPDMCHGCGGCLAVCPSGALTPGGRELGVLERGSALEGSVRFLMGRTRIGESMTPPLLRREHAFLAEMLADVPADALLDAPPGVSCPTITVTRDVDAILLVADPTPFGFYDFTLAHQAFLPLGKPMFVVINRAGAEGNEDGDEAVRAYCREHDLPLLAELPFEREAAEQYAGGMLLADLSPVWKERFTSLRDALREAFARVKKEGVHA; encoded by the coding sequence ATGAAGATCGCCATTGCCAGCGGCAAGGGCGGCGCGGGCAAGACCAGCGTCACGGCGTCGCTTGCGCGGGTGTGGGACGCGCCCCTTGTTGCCGTGGATACGGATGCCGAGGCCCCCAACCTGCACCTGTTTCTGCACCCTGCGGTGGAGGAAGGCCGCACCTGTATGCTCACCGTGCCGCAGATGGACCCGGAAAAATGTGTGCACTGCGAGAAATGCCGCAATATCTGCACCTACAAGGCCATAGCCTCGTTTGCGGGCCGGATCAGCCTTTTTCCCGACATGTGCCACGGCTGCGGCGGCTGCCTTGCCGTATGCCCGAGCGGAGCGCTGACTCCGGGCGGCCGTGAACTCGGCGTGCTGGAACGGGGTTCCGCGCTGGAAGGAAGCGTACGCTTTCTCATGGGCCGCACTCGCATAGGCGAATCCATGACGCCGCCGCTTCTGCGCAGGGAACATGCGTTTCTTGCCGAAATGCTGGCGGATGTTCCCGCCGACGCGCTGCTCGACGCGCCTCCCGGCGTGAGCTGTCCCACCATCACCGTCACGCGGGATGTGGATGCGATTCTGCTGGTGGCCGATCCCACGCCCTTCGGTTTTTACGACTTCACGCTGGCGCATCAGGCTTTTCTGCCCCTGGGCAAACCCATGTTCGTGGTGATCAACCGTGCCGGGGCCGAAGGCAACGAGGATGGCGATGAAGCCGTTCGGGCCTACTGTCGGGAACACGACCTGCCGCTGCTTGCGGAACTGCCCTTTGAGCGGGAGGCCGCGGAGCAGTATGCCGGGGGTATGCTTCTTGCCGACCTTTCTCCTGTGTGGAAGGAGCGTTTCACCAGCCTGCGCGATGCGCTGCGCGAGGCTTTTGCCCGAGTGAAGAAGGAGGGCGTCCATGCGTGA
- a CDS encoding ATP-binding protein codes for MREIVVISGKGGTGKTTVSASFAHLAENKVICDLDVDAPDLHILLSPSVRQTTPFISGNHAVIRSEDCVKCGACAKLCAFDAVRENEGGFVVDDLRCEGCGVCVKLCPQKAVDFPDRHCGDWYVSDTRFGRMVHAQLFPGQENSGKLVGLLKTEARRYAREQKLDTILCDGSPGVGCPVIASLSGASLAVGVVEPTPSGRHDFARVADLCRHFRVPLAVIINKADLNAAEADAIAAMCAENGHTLLGRLPFSPVVTQAMVRRQALTEFPNPVGDRLKDMWSALQDIKTGR; via the coding sequence ATGCGTGAGATAGTGGTCATCAGCGGCAAGGGCGGCACGGGAAAAACCACCGTGAGCGCATCCTTCGCCCATCTGGCGGAGAACAAGGTCATCTGCGACCTTGATGTGGACGCGCCCGACCTGCATATTCTGCTTTCCCCCTCCGTCCGGCAGACGACGCCCTTCATTTCCGGCAATCACGCCGTCATACGCAGCGAAGACTGCGTGAAGTGCGGCGCCTGTGCAAAGCTCTGCGCCTTTGATGCCGTTCGGGAAAACGAGGGCGGCTTTGTGGTGGACGATCTGCGCTGCGAAGGCTGCGGCGTATGCGTGAAGCTCTGCCCGCAGAAGGCCGTGGACTTTCCCGACCGCCACTGCGGCGACTGGTATGTGAGCGATACACGCTTCGGGCGCATGGTACATGCGCAGCTTTTTCCGGGGCAGGAGAATTCGGGCAAGCTCGTCGGCCTGCTCAAGACCGAAGCCCGCAGATACGCCCGGGAACAGAAGCTCGATACCATTCTCTGCGACGGTTCCCCCGGCGTGGGCTGCCCGGTCATCGCCTCTCTTTCCGGGGCGAGCCTGGCCGTGGGCGTGGTGGAGCCCACGCCCTCGGGACGGCATGACTTTGCCCGCGTGGCCGATCTGTGCCGTCATTTCCGCGTGCCGCTCGCCGTCATCATCAACAAGGCGGATCTCAACGCCGCCGAGGCCGACGCCATCGCCGCCATGTGCGCCGAAAACGGCCATACGCTTCTGGGCAGACTGCCTTTTTCTCCCGTGGTCACGCAGGCCATGGTACGGCGGCAGGCCCTTACGGAATTTCCCAACCCTGTGGGAGACAGACTGAAGGACATGTGGTCGGCCCTTCAGGATATCAAAACCGGCCGCTAG
- a CDS encoding NifB/NifX family molybdenum-iron cluster-binding protein: MSTLLAVPSAMPGGLDAQMGMHFGHCDIYTLVDIEDGAIKNVTTLENVPHHHGGCMAPVQHLASHGVKALLAGGMGMRPLMGFQQVGVEVFYAGMFPTVGAAVQAFLEGRLQPFSMEFTCGGGHQHGQQN; encoded by the coding sequence ATGAGCACTCTTCTTGCTGTTCCCTCCGCCATGCCCGGCGGACTCGACGCCCAGATGGGAATGCATTTCGGTCATTGCGATATCTATACTCTTGTGGACATTGAAGACGGCGCGATCAAGAACGTCACGACGCTGGAAAACGTGCCCCATCATCACGGCGGCTGCATGGCCCCCGTGCAGCACCTCGCTTCTCACGGCGTGAAGGCCCTGCTTGCCGGCGGCATGGGTATGCGTCCCCTCATGGGCTTCCAGCAGGTGGGCGTGGAAGTGTTCTATGCGGGCATGTTCCCCACCGTGGGCGCGGCCGTGCAGGCTTTTCTGGAAGGCAGGCTCCAGCCTTTCTCCATGGAATTCACCTGCGGCGGCGGCCATCAGCACGGCCAGCAGAACTGA